The nucleotide sequence TCGCTTGGCTCCTCGACGGTGCTCAAGCGAAGCGATGCCATTGACGAACGGATTCGTCGAGAGGGAAAACGATGTGTTCACAGTAACGGCGTGAGAGAAGGAGAGAGCGGAGTACTCTACGTCCTGTTTCAACTCAACTCTGAGGACCCCTCCCCTACGGATGTTGTCCCACGGTACATCGGAAAAGGTGAGGCGTACGGGAAAAAGAACGAACTGAGTGCTAACTTCGAGGAGATAGCGAAAGGCCGGAGCGGGACACGGAGTTTCGCTCGTTGGGGCGACGGGAGTTATTGGCACATAGGTGAACTCTCGGAGACAGTATTCGGCGAGGAGTCGAAGAAACTCAGTTGGGCGAGCGAACTCTTCGAGCAGGGAACGCGCCAGCTCAAACAACAAACGTATCTGTGGATCCGCGCGTGGGACCCGGAAACGTATCCAGGGCCGTACGGCTATCCTGCGTACCTCGCAGAAGTTGAGCCGCTACTGGTCGGACTCGCATACGAGGCGTGGCCCGATTACCTACTCAATCACAACGAAGTCCCGGGTAACGCGCCGGCAAACAGCCGCGAGTTCGAATTTCGACCTGTCGAGGACGGTCACTGAAGGGCTTCCCCGGATCTTACAGCACATCAGAGCAGATCGATTCCGCCGACGTCCCCGACGAAATCGAATCCATCACCCGTGGGATCGCCGGTGAGCAGCCGCCGACGAATCCGCTGGTCGTGCTGAAAACGGCCCGGTGGTGGTACATTCACGGCAAGGGCGGCATGGATCCCGCCTTCCAATGGGCCATCGAGTGGGCGCGTCACCTTGCGACCGATACGCCAAGCGACGTCGAGGAAATCGACGAGTTCCTCGAGTACCTCGTTTCGGTTGGCTTTGCGGACGAACGCCACGAGCTCCGCTGACCGCCAGCTCGGTTTTTAACGCCCCTGAGGGGTGCGGCGCGGTCTGAGCAGACGCAGTCGCCGTGACCTCGATTCGGTGACCACAATGACTACGACCAGTGACGCGTCGGTCTCCTTCGACCAGACCGACACGCGATCCGACGAGATGAACAGCACGATCGAACAGTGGATCGACGACCTCGTCGCTGGCGTCGACGACGCGCAGGCCAGCGCGGAGTTCCAAGAATGGCTCGATGTCCAGAGTCGGTTCCACGACTACTCCTATCGGAACACCCTCCTGATCAAGCAGCAGTGCCCCGAGGCGACCCGCGTGGCGGGCTACCGGACGTGGCAGGAGGAGTTCGACCGCCACGTTCAGGAGAGCGAGTCGGCCATCTGGATCTGGGCGCCGATCATCACCAAGCAGTGCCCGGAATGCGAGAACTCGCCGAGCTACCACAAGGACAGTGACTGTGAGTACGACGAGACGCCACCCGAGGAGTGGTCCGAGGGCCTGGTCGGGTTCAAGCCCGCGCCGGTGTTCGATGTCTCCCAGACCGAGGGCGAGCCGCTTCCCGACCTGGACACGGAAGCGACCGGCGACGCTGGCGATCTGGTTTCCCAACTGACTGCTGCCGCTGATGAGCTCGGCGTGACGGTGCGAATCGTTTCAGAAGCGGAGTGGACCCACGGCGAGGCGAAGGGCATCTGCGAGCAGTTGAGCCTCATCGACATGCAACCGCTCGTCGAGGTGCGTGATCGGGAGAACGAGGCTGACCTTGCGCGGACGCTGATTCACGAGTACGCGCACGCCCTGCTCCACTTCGACGTCGACGACGACACCGAACGGTCGAAACGCGAAGTGGAGGCCGAGGCGGTCGCGTACGTCGTCGGGCGGTACTGTGGGTTGGACACCAGCGGGTCGGCGTTCTACCTCGCTGCGTGGGAGTCGGACGATCCCGAGATCGTTCGCGAGCGCCTCGGACGGATCAGTCGGACAGCAGAGGAACTCATCGACGTTCTCGAGAGCGAATCCTCGTCCCAACCCAGTTAACCAACAGAGTGATGGGTTCCTTCCGCTCTGTTGGTTAAGTTTTTCAGCGCCCGCGGAGGGGCGGAGGCGCGTTCTAACCTCCGTCGAATGATGACTGAACCCTATCTCACGACAGTCCTCGAGGAAGCCGGGCACGTTGCCGAGCAGCACGACCAAGTCGCCAAAACGACAGACAACCAAGTCCACGAGTACCTCCGATACGTCGTTCTTCGGGTGCTCGAAGGTAAGGCGGAACACCTCCCGGCGGACTGGACACCGATCGACGGCGTGACCGTCGGCTACGGGAACGACGAGGCGATGTTCGATAGCTGGGGCTCCAGCGAAGACTGGTGGGAGACCGTCCCGCCGCAAGAAGCGTGTACACGCTTCCGGGTGTTCTTCCCGGACGACCACCAGACGGTTCCCCGCGACATCGTCGATGTGATGGCCGCGCTCGGGGCCTGGCGGGTCTGGACCGGGAGCGCAGCCGCGTGCGGCTCCTACGACCATCGCGAGCGCCGTGAGGTCCACTACCTCTTGTCGGAAGGCCATCCGGTGGCGGAAGTGCTCCACGAGCGGCTCCGTGACCCTGCGGAAGCCGTCGCTCCCGACGGTGGCCGAACGGGCGACGTTCGCGACCGGCTGGTCGTCGACGAGAACGCATACTTGCAGGACAATCATCGGATGATTACGCCCCTACTTTTTAGCTGAGAGACGAGTTGTGACCGACTAAAGCGTTTGAAGGTGATCTTGGCCGGACTGATAGAGCTCCCACCATCAGTTTCAGCGTCTCTATTCCGTGTTCGGCTTTACTACGTTTCACGCCGTATCCTTCAGTTTCATCGAACATCGCCTCAACCAGTACACCCTCATCGTACTCATTCAGAAGTTGAACGACAATCTCTTTCAAAAACTCACCTCGATTCTGAACATTCACCAATATTTAATTCGGTGGGGAATATCTTCTAGAGAATGGACCCAGAGATAAGCGAGACACAGTTCAGCTACTACGTGACGAAGGAACTTGAGACTGATCGATTTCCGTTCTGGTTATCTGGACCCGTGGATTTCCCGACCCGGTACGATGAAGGAGACCTCGGATACGACGTTGAAATTCCTGCTGAGAAACCGTTGCGGTCATTTTTCATCCAGTATAAGTTGTCCGAGGAGCTCACCACGGCGAATACGACCGATGAGCAGTGGGAATACTTCGGTGAGGAGTCGTTCTACAGGTTCGATATCAAAACTTCATCAGACAGGACCGAGCGTAAGCAGCATGGTATCTTAGTAGACCTCGCTAATCGGAGACCATACACATTCTACGTCGCTCCGGAATTCCGGAAGTCGGAGGTTTTTAACAGCCATGTTAACGCAGAACAGGTAACGGCGAACTCAGCATTTATTCGGTGTCAGGATGCACCGGTTCCCTCCGATGACGAAGACCATCAAATCGGGTTCCAAACTGGGGACAATACCGCAACGCTGTTCTCCTCAGAACCGTATGAGAACCGATTGAGGGTTTTACGTAATGCGGAGACTGTCCTCAGTGAAATTACTGAAGAGACTGAGGGTTTTACAGAAATGTCAGAGCTTCGCTCCCTATACAGGGACCTCCGCGGAATCGTACTCGATGATGTTAATATTGAAATAAATGCAAATCGTTTTGAACCAGAGGATGATCTTCTTTGGTTTTCTCGACAACAAGAGTTCTTCATCAGAACGATAAACTCCCGGCCAGTCTTCTTCTTCTAGAGATGGCTATCCTTGGTTGCTCCAATAACACCACCGAATGTTGGTCTCATTGTGGTAGTGGCACCTCGTAGTCAGCCGCCAGCTCCTGGAACTCGTCCCACTCCGGGAGCCGGCCGTCGTCGACCTCGCCGTGTGTCTCGAGGTAGCAGAGCAAGGCGTCGATTTCGTCTTCAAGGTCATACTTCACCGCCTGCTCTCGAAGGTCCTCCTCGTCGACATCGACGTGGCTGAGCAGGAGGAGACAGTACGAGCGGTGGCGGCTGCCGTCGTCGATCAAGAGGGTGTGACAGCAGAGCTCCGCCGGCGAGACTACGTCGAGCTCCCTGGAGTAAAAGTAGTAGCGGTGGCCGGTAAGCAGGAACTGGATGTCGAAGGCTGCGAATCGAGCGAGGCCGGTTTCGTGGAACGCCTCCGCGTCGATCTCCGTCTCGGCCTGGGCGAGGAATTCATCGTAGTCCTCCCAGAGAATCGTCCCCTTCGGGGCGACGGCTTCGAGGTGCTGGCGATGCAGATGGTGGGCGAGTTCACGTGCGAACTCGTGGAGGCGGTCGAAGTCGGCGTTGAACTCGTAGTGGCCGTTGGCCGTCCCGACGAGACCACGGTCGCGAAACCGCTTGAGCACGCGGTTGACTGTGTTGCGGTAGTTGTCGCTCCGGTCGGCGATCTCGGAGACGGTTCGCGGCTGGTCGAGGTAGTACAGCACCTCGAGTGTCTTCCCGGTCAGCAGTTCGGGGAAGTCGATATGGGAGTGCTGGCGGACGAGGTCCTGGTAGCGTTCGACGGCGCGAGCATCCGAAGGGATGACTCGTTTTCGGCGGCCGTCGCGTTCCGTGTAGACGAGCCCCTTCTCGACGAGGTCGCCGACGGCACGAGAGAGGTAGCTCTCGCTGTGGTCGAGCTTCGTCGCGAGGTCAGAGATCGTGTCGCCGCGGTCGACCGTGGCGAGGACCTCGAGTTCGATGCGCCGGAGCACAGTGTAACATAGTACGAAACTTGTATATAAAGAAGTTACAAGTAGTGTTACAGCCAGCAAGCACGGGAGCCGTCTTCATCGTCTTAACCAACAAAACTATGAATTCGTGGGCCGTGTTGGTTAACACGAGAGTAGCCGATGTCCGACGAACCCCCGACCCCACCGGCGGACCTCCCAACGGAGATCGTCAACACGCTCAACGAGTCGGACCCGGAGCAGCTCCGAGACGTTGCGACGTATGCTGAAGCGCTCGCCGAGCACAAGGAACGAGAGGCCCGTCTCGAGGAATCGGCAGATCAAGAAGAGGTCGAAGAGCGACCAGACGATCTCCCGGATGACGTCCCTGCCAAGGCGACGATCACGATCAAGGAAATCAACGACAATCGCTACTACTACTGGCAGTGGAGAGATGGTGAAAATATCCGTTCTCATTATAAAGGGCCGGTCACGGACGAATAGCCCTGACATTCCTCAGTGATCACGGTTGCTAGTGGTCGGCGAAAGGCCGAACCATGCCCGTCAAGCTCGAATGCGACTTCTGTGGGGATGCGATGTTGATCGATCCACGTGCGGATGCTGAACATACTGCCGATTGTGACACCGATCGTAATTACAGGTACTCTCAGGTGCCGAGTTTTCGGCACTACACCCTTCTCAGCCCCTCCCGAACTCGAACGTATGCCCGACAACGTCCTCGTCGCTTTGGACGGCTCCCTGCTCGTCGAGCGTGCGCTTACGTACGCACTCGAGACTCTCCCGGACGCCGCTCTCACCACGATTTTCGTCATCAACCCGATTGACTCGGTGATCGATGTAGAGGCCGCTGGCTTGCCAGTCGCAGAGGACTGGTACGATACCGCCCAGGAGCGGGTGACCGAGATTCACACGACTGCGATGGATCTCGCGGCGGAACACGAAATTGTGCTCGATACTGTCACTGAAGTTGGGAAACCAGCGCGAGGGATTCTCGACTACGCTGCCGACAACGGCATCGACCAGATCGTTATGGGTAGCCACGGTCGATCAGGCCTAGACCGGACGTTCCTCGGAAGTGTCGCCGAGACAGTCACTCGCCGAGCACAGATCCCGGTAACCATCCTTAGATGAAATCCTTGACTCGTGTGCCGAGATTAGGATCGGATAAATGCTCTTGGGCCCACCTCAAACGTGAAATCAAACCAAATCATAGGTACCGAGAACATGGCTGTTACTGAATCACCATCTCTCTCGACGTGTACTATCCAGATTGAACGACGAGGTGGTCGTGGCGACGCGGGAGCACGGGCACTTGAACGACATCTCCGGCGTCTCTCCGGCGTCCACGATGTCGACGTCTCGTTTCGAACAGGGGACGCCCGGATCACCTACGACGGGAGCGTCATCTCAGAAGAAACGATTCGAGACGCTGTCCGCGACCGCCACGTGTCGATTCAGGACGAATCTGAGACAGCAACGGATGACGTGAGTACCCGCTCGAAACTCAGGCAGGAGGTCGTGTTCGTCGGCTTGACCCTCCTCGGGATGGCGGTCGGCCTGGTGACGGGGTGGCTCGAAGGACCACAACTT is from Halolamina sp. CBA1230 and encodes:
- a CDS encoding ImmA/IrrE family metallo-endopeptidase, with protein sequence MTTTSDASVSFDQTDTRSDEMNSTIEQWIDDLVAGVDDAQASAEFQEWLDVQSRFHDYSYRNTLLIKQQCPEATRVAGYRTWQEEFDRHVQESESAIWIWAPIITKQCPECENSPSYHKDSDCEYDETPPEEWSEGLVGFKPAPVFDVSQTEGEPLPDLDTEATGDAGDLVSQLTAAADELGVTVRIVSEAEWTHGEAKGICEQLSLIDMQPLVEVRDRENEADLARTLIHEYAHALLHFDVDDDTERSKREVEAEAVAYVVGRYCGLDTSGSAFYLAAWESDDPEIVRERLGRISRTAEELIDVLESESSSQPS
- a CDS encoding universal stress protein, with product MPDNVLVALDGSLLVERALTYALETLPDAALTTIFVINPIDSVIDVEAAGLPVAEDWYDTAQERVTEIHTTAMDLAAEHEIVLDTVTEVGKPARGILDYAADNGIDQIVMGSHGRSGLDRTFLGSVAETVTRRAQIPVTILR
- a CDS encoding MarR family transcriptional regulator → MLRRIELEVLATVDRGDTISDLATKLDHSESYLSRAVGDLVEKGLVYTERDGRRKRVIPSDARAVERYQDLVRQHSHIDFPELLTGKTLEVLYYLDQPRTVSEIADRSDNYRNTVNRVLKRFRDRGLVGTANGHYEFNADFDRLHEFARELAHHLHRQHLEAVAPKGTILWEDYDEFLAQAETEIDAEAFHETGLARFAAFDIQFLLTGHRYYFYSRELDVVSPAELCCHTLLIDDGSRHRSYCLLLLSHVDVDEEDLREQAVKYDLEDEIDALLCYLETHGEVDDGRLPEWDEFQELAADYEVPLPQ